A window from Lytechinus pictus isolate F3 Inbred chromosome 9, Lp3.0, whole genome shotgun sequence encodes these proteins:
- the LOC129268309 gene encoding uncharacterized protein LOC129268309 isoform X3 yields MDFAEERLLISTLTRCYLCDPKKRLSFQIGSKLRDGAYGACFLSKIGSEKPSIFCARPGSRLWEANTLCQVLNTHQFKQLLATPPLPVMGKGREVKFSSDDDKHPPQSLAFPILRPLGNQFLVTWNERGVFVFDPVKVNVLFWTNDISGLLDMSVSKSSLYCLHNDGRIRKYTLQTIARCAASLYQQSLLVQCSRLVLRFQTQFQHSRARHHMPPRVLHELAMRVAAEESILGSEVEELAVSVEKRMVDVSSRMSSRRSSFDSYDGMKLQSGIYVVRKRLDSECSDELPLGYDAHMERLQASLEWTSQDTIQETSLTMVGQPSKDATQNDTINSGIRDNGRAHTVVKDKSLEEETSSGDAVTGDIALGEQSGSLQDAVDTQVIRENGLRLAQVDVAGDGCVAEEENSNVVDCCEVIEHQEKRDVESAVKEAEDISSNKVDTPERITDATDPGMETLSPLSSHLDSCEPSLDIRQHSSEEHDTWTHSNESNICSDEIEAPREKGLWKQDAEKVGSATDGQIQVQGNSMDMDSSSTANQTILTEREEPEEVSIGVQGEEESGQVMMDDLTESDRLHQGQMLQEKGKALDMTKDEEVLVGDCSQEEHGKTSGPGADSEEAVKEMEARTPDAIAVGGISFEQLALRSSGVDKPVGITESNQMESLSSISEDNHNPKLEGPEVQKDSKTALDDIHLLELRDKGVCIEETAKKAEDIGNQRYTTGAEAGETKESFSVDTTVLLDVCLLSKETEVNDETEESQFQEVACMNHTTGEELYHSRLDENVSKVNQESISVDVSGFGLDVSGFGLSPSDDCFPSSTCEVEETVPQNQSCHVLVPSIGNENAPHQREDIACLGEESDQSVSLNDDLVRDNLALVDVTEVKAVDQSEESCRSPLESRHSPNHLSTDDSILSTSHTSKDSSVGSSFSLSSATDSTMSPLSIQIPNASRKSSSAENLEIVIEDDLEMEEGDAQFPDAETELIQSVTRSQYTQQERKGKINQLADESSGRQTPSESPKRKKTKSRVIDITATVSRKPSPLHSPAPGSVLYRPTSLPDLSPHSSSQPRSLKSTPSPTIPSPAMSPKKEAQRPSPVSSTLPSSNVIIAATSGLPHSSGLMETQQIILNSTAQINLKSVKDSLASKLTKTKTFLQSIGDSNPLSPKEEERSTPPLQPRPSPSPSPVSASPTRRKGSSSAIQHKEIAYQQSTERSQPPPGTSPSVGARSSDNGWFSQESEEIEIDSRLDDVIEATKTALKQISEDPKTRYAPSTMRGVLQTWVDKLEETSDCEGINPSHLPVTIREDVSRLAMLSFTLDIYANEEGRGDEREAEEAPQSEMEKELDECRSVFIKKHFRLLDRRRIMEVLQYKQSCYHEAFKTLLQCERAATTNSYPDDQDSIDLQETIDQLLSADLISRNLPQYLGLLQRLCGLDSQKALDMMISDFPSISPWHVYQILHDQPKDLILHYVEAFPRTHPHSNRTKFIDQVMALKPLVLSLAEAAVTFDTPSPSDLFCDCGILPKLGSHLITWSHDLTLDLILTSGSAPVDDLLPLFLRAGYWRGAVVLLRREKDRKMDALKICIQLGDVALIEKDLIPASAEEWKTVLGWMKKCQPSCKGKKRLSQRNCLNCGAILSPYAIKSVSKSTSHVDGETGVKEAEVTDDSTKPECDWSITEASQPKTQSEGLTEKCKQRLEECEISTIQRDSNSEGLYGQSEEGIENCSTLQENVQEDLGSTHSQAKASVPDWSPTVTWQRIAFLLVGHLGALEGVKLLREVQVPDGFLTREFNQMCIYACIWERKQSLLSHAMIEGTDTYLWSKRHPLLGPFLQHIVMEEHQDSMEGCKDIGSQEERVLQVKKLLGQGNHFIEDPRTHWGQFTNLSRICSLCQQPLSQNLFREAAGCLIFPCGHAFHIPCIPEKACTFCYYGNQEKHT; encoded by the exons ATGGACTTTGCCGAAGAGAGACTTCTGATCTCTACTCTGACGAGGTGCTACTTATGCGACCCTAAAAA GCGACTCTCTTTCCAGATTGGTTCAAAACTAAG AGATGGTGCTTATGGAGCTTGTTTTTTGAGTAAGATTGGAAGTGAGAAGCCCTCTATCTTTTGTGCAAGGCCAGGAAGCAGACTGTGGGAG GCCAACACACTTTGTCAAGTGCTCAACACACATCAGTTCAAACAGCTTCTAGCCACTCCCCCGCTTCCTGTCATGGGCAAAGG ACGAGAAGTGAAATTTTCATCTGATGACGACAAACATCCTCCCCAGTCCCTTGCTTTCCCTATACTCCGTCCTCTCGG CAATCAATTCTTGGTGACGTGGAATGAGCGAGGAGTCTTTGTCTTTGATCCTGTCAAAGTAAACGTCCTGTTTTGGACAAATGATATTTCAG GTTTATTAGATATGAGCGTAAGCAAGAGCTCCCTCTACTGTTTACACAACGACGGCCGCATCCGCAAGTACACACTCCAAACCATCGCCCGTTGTGCTGCCTCTCTCTACCAACAAAGCCTGTTGGTCCAGTGCTCTCGACTAGTCTTGCGATTCCAGACACAGTTCCAGCACTCCCGTGCCAGGCACCACATGCCACCGCGAGTCCTGCATGAGTTGGCCATGCGTGTGGCTGCGGAGGAATCCATCTTGGGCAGTGAAGTCGAGGAGCTTGCTGTTTCTGTGGAGAAGAGGATGGTGGATGTGTCGTCGAGGATGAGCAGTCGGAGGAGTAGTTTCGACTCTTACGACGGAATGAAATTGCAGTCTGGGATCTACGTTGTCAGGAAGCGACTTGACAGCGAATGCTCTGATGAACTTCCTCTGGG GTACGATGCCCACATGGAGAGACTTCAAGCAAGCCTAGAATGGACCAGCCAGGATACGATCCAAGAGACAAGTCTTACCATGGTAGGACAACCATCAAAGGATGCAACTCAGAACGATACTATCAACTCAGGAATCAGAGACAATGGGAGGGCACATACTGTGGTCAAAGACAAGAGCCTCGAGGAAGAAACCAGCAGCGGCGATGCTGTTACGGGAGACATTGCTCTGGGTGAACAGAGTGGATCTTTGCAGGACGCAGTGGATACCCAAGTCATTAGAGAGAACGGACTTCGTTTGGCCCAAGTGGATGTTGCAGGTGATGGCTGTGTTGCGGAGGAGGAAAATAGCAATGTTGTTGATTGTTGTGAGGTCATAGAACACCAAGAGAAACGGGATGTTGAGTCTGCTGTTAAAGAAGCGGAGGATATAAGCAGCAACAAGGTGGACACACCGGAAAGAATTACTGATGCAACAGACCCTGGAATGGAAACTCTGAGTCCTTTAAGTAGTCATTTAGACTCATGTGAGCCTTCATTGGATATTAGGCAACATTCCTCTGAGGAGCATGATACTTGGACTCATTCTAATGAGAGTAACATATGTTCTGATGAAATAGAAGCTCCTCGGGAGAAGGGTCTCTGGAAACAAGACGCAGAGAAGGTAGGATCTGCGACAGATGGCCAGATCCAGGTCCAAGGCAATTCCATGGACATGGATTCGTCCAGTACTGCAAATCAAACCATTCTCACAGAAAGAGAGGAACCTGAGGAAGTTTCAATTGGAGTGCAAGGTGAGGAAGAAAGTGGCCAGGTGATGATGGATGATCTGACCGAGAGCGATAGGTTGCATCAGGGTCAGATGCTGCAAGAGAAGGGTAAAGCTTTAGACATGACTAAGGATGAAGAGGTCCTCGTAGGTGATTGTTCTCAAGAGGAGCATGGTAAAACCAGTGGCCCAGGAGCAGATTCTGAAGAAGCCGTGAAAGAAATGGAAGCAAGGACGCCAGATGCAATTGCAGTTGGAGGAATTTCGTTTGAACAACTTGCGCTCAGAAGCAGTGGGGTGGACAAGCCTGTGGGTATCACTGAAAGCAACCAAATGGAATCTTTATCAAGTATCTCAGAGGATAATCACAACCCGAAGTTAGAAGGTCCTGAAGTACAGAAAGACTCAAAGACTGCCTTAGATGATATTCATTTGCTTGAACTAAGAGACAAGGGTGTCTGTATAGAGGAGACTGCAAAGAAAGCAGAGGACATTGGAAACCAAAGATATACAACAGGTGCTGAAGCAGGAGAAACCAAAGAATCGTTTAGTGTAGACACAACTGTATTACTTGACGTGTGCCTTTTGAGTAAAGAAACTGAAGTTAATGATGAAACTGAGGAATCCCAATTCCAGGAGGTTGCATGTATGAACCATACAACAGGAGAGGAATTGTACCATTCCAGACTGGATGAGAATGTGAGTAAGGTCAACCAAGAAAGCATTTCAGTTGATGTGTCTGGGTTTGGGCTGGATGTGTCTGGATTCGGGCTTAGCCCATCGGATGACTGCTTTCCCTCTTCCACATGTGAGGTAGAAGAGACCGTTCCTCAAAACCAAAGCTGTCATGTCCTAGTGCCTTCCATTGGAAATGAGAATGCACCTCATCAGAGAGAAGACATTGCTTGTCTTGGTGAAGAATCCGATCAATCTGTGTCTCTTAATGACGATCTTGTTCGGGATAACCTCGCTTTGGTCGACGTCACTGAGGTGAAAGCAGTTGACCAATCGGAAGAATCTTGCAGGAGTCCTCTCGAGTCGAGGCATTCCCCAAACCACCTGTCAACAGACGACAGCATCCTTTCAACGTCCCATACGTCTAAAGACTCCAGCGTTGGCAGCTCGTTTAGCTTATCAAGCGCCACAGATTCAACCATGTCACCGCTTTCAATTCAGATTCCCAATGCTTCAAGGAAATCCAGTTCAGCCGAAAACCTGGAGATTGTCATTGAGGATGACCTTGAGATGGAGGAAGGAGATGCCCAGTTTCCAGATGCTGAAACCGAATTGATCCAGTCTGTAACAAGGAGCCAGTACACCCAgcaagagagaaaggggaaaatcaACCAACTTGCTGATGAATCGTCAGGAAGGCAAACCCCATCGGAATCTCCAAAACGGAAAAAGACGAAGAGTAGAGTGATAGACATCA CCGCAACTGTATCAAGGAAGCCATCACCTCTACATTCCCCAGCCCCTGGCTCTGTCCTTTACCGACCGACAAGTCTACCAGACCTCTCCCCCCATTCCTCATCCCAGCCTCGCTCCCTCAAATCGACCCCTTCACCCACCATCCCTTCCCCAGCCATGTCGCCTAAGAAGGAAGCTCAGAGACCCTCGCCGGTAAGCTCCACCCTGCCGTCTTCCAACGTGATCATAGCCGCAACGTCGGGGTTACCTCATTCGAGTGGATTGATGGAAACGCAGCAGATTATCTTGAACTCTACCGCTCAGATTAATCTCAAATCCGTCAAAGACAG CCTCGCATCAAAATTAACGAAGACCAAGACCTTCCTCCAGTCCATCGGCGACAGCAACCCCCTCTCACCCAAAGAAGAGGAGCGTTCTACACCCCCACTCCAGCCACGCCCTTCCCCCTCCCCGAGCCCCGTCTCGGCAAGCCCCACACGCAGGAAAGGGTCCTCCTCGGCCATACAGCACAAGGAGATTGCCTATCAGCAGTCTACTGAGAGGTCCCAGCCTCCACCGGGAACTTCACCTTCAGTTGGAGCTCGTTCATCTGATAATGGGTGGTTTTCACAAGAGAGTGAAGAGATCGAAATTGATTCCAGGCTCGATGATGTGATTGAAGCTACAAAGACTGCTCT cAAGCAAATCTCTGAAGACCCTAAGACCCGTTACGCCCCCAGCACCATGAGAGGTGTTCTACAGACTTGGGTTGATAAGCTGGAAGAGACATCTGACTGTGAAGGCATCAACCCATCACATCTACCAGTGACTATCAGGGAGGATGTCAGTCGCCTAGCAATGCTCAGCTTTACTCTTGATATCTATGCAAATGAAGAAGGGCGTGGTGATGAGAGAGAAGCAGAGGAGGCTCCTCAATCAGAAATGGAGAAAG aGTTGGATGAATGCAGATCTGTATTCATCAAGAAGCATTTCAGATTACTGGACAGACGGAGGATTATGGAGGTACTGCAATACAAGCAGAGCTGCTATCATGAAGCGTTTAAAACTCTTCTACAGTGTGAAAGGG ctGCAACGACAAACAGCTATCCTGATGATCAAGACAGCATAGATTTACAGGAAACCATTGACCAGTTATTGAGTGCCGACCTCATCTCCAGAAATCTGCCGCAGTATCTCGGCCTTCTGCAaag GCTTTGCGGCTTAGATTCCCAGAAAGCTTTGGATATGATGATATCGGACTTTCCATCCATCAGCCCGTGGCATGTTTATCAGATACTACATGACCAGCCCAAGGATCTCATCCTGCATTATGTAGAAGCGTTCCCAAGGACTCACCCACATAGCAACAG GACAAAATTCATAGATCAAGTGATGGCATTAAAACCACTGGTTTTAAGTCTAGCAGAAGCTGCAGTGACCTTTGACACGCCAAGTCCCAGTGACCTATTTTGTGATTGCGGCATACTTCCAAA GCTTGGGAGTCACCTGATAACATGGTCACATGACCTGACCCTTGACCTAATCCTGACCTCCGGTAGTGCTCCTGTAGACGATCTGTTACCTCTGTTTTTAAGGGCCGGCTACTGGAGAGGGGCAGTCGTCCTGTTACGCAGGGAGAAAGATCGCAAGATGGACGCTCTGAAAATCTGCATTCAACTTGGAGATGTTGCATTAATTGAGAAAG ACTTGATACCTGCTTCTGCGGAAGAATGGAAAACCGTTTTGGGATGGATGAaaaaatgtcagccatcttgcAAGGGGAAGAAACGTTTGTCTCAGAGAAATTGCTTGAATTGTGGAGCCATTCTGTCACCTTACGCTATAAAGAGTGTATCCAAATCGACTTCCCATGTTGACGGTGAAACGGGTGTGAAAGAGGCAGAGGTAACGGACGATAGTACCAAGCCGGAATGTGACTGGTCAATCACGGAGGCATCACAGCCAAAGACCCAATCAGAAGGCTTGACAGAAAAATGCAAGCAGAGATTAGAGGAGTGTGAGATCAGTACTATCCAAAGGGACAGTAACTCGGAGGGATTGTATGGCCAATCAGAAGAAGGCATTGAAAATTGCAGTACTCTTCAAGAAAATGTACAAGAAGATCTGGGTTCAACTCACTCCCAAGCGAAAGCGAGTGTTCCTGATTGGTCACCTACGGTCACATGGCAGAGGATAGCCTTCCTATTGGTCGGTCACCTTGGTGCTTTGGAAGGGGTCAAGCTTTTGAGAGAGGTTCAGGTTCCTGATGGATTTCTAACCAGGGAGTTTAATCAGATGTGCATCTATGCTTGCATATGGGAGAGAAAGCAAAG CTTGCTAAGCCATGCGATGATAGAAGGAACAGATACTTATCTCTGGTCTAAAAGACACCCCCTTCTGGGACCGTTCCTACAACACATCGTGATGGAGGAGCACCAGGATAGCATGGAGGGGTGCAAAGATATCGGTAGTCAGGAGGAGAGG GTCCTTCAGGTAAAGAAGCTTCTAGGCCAAGGAAATCACTTCATTGAAGATCCTAGAACTCACTGGGGTCAGTTTACAAACCTAAGCAG GATATGCTCCTTGTGTCAGCAGCCTCTTTCACAGAACCTCTTCCGGGAAGCTGCTGGCTGTTTGATCTTCCCTTGTG GCCATGCATTCCATATACCTTGCATTCCGGAAAAGGCGTGTACCTTTTGTTACTATGGCAACCAAGAGAAGCACACCTGA